One window of Chloroflexus aggregans DSM 9485 genomic DNA carries:
- the tuf gene encoding elongation factor Tu, giving the protein MAKQKFERTKPHVNVGTIGHVDHGKTTLTAAITKVLSLKGAAQFMAYDQIDNAPEERARGITIAIRHVEYQTDKRHYAHVDCPGHADYIKNMITGAAQMDGAILVVSAPDGPMPQTREHILLARQVQVPAIVVFLNKVDMMDDPELLELVELELRELLSKYGFPGDEIPIVRGSARNALESPSKDINAPEYACILELMNAVDEYIPTPQRAVDQPFLMPIEDVFGIKGRGTVVTGRIERGKVKVGDTVEIVGMTDEAPRRTVVTGVEMFQKTLDEGIAGDNVGCLLRGIERNEVERGQVLCAPGSIKPHKKFEAQVYVLKKEEGGRHTPFFSGYRPQFYIRTTDVTGAISLPAGMEMVMPGDNVVMTIELIVPVAIEEGLRFAIREGGRTVGAGVVTKILD; this is encoded by the coding sequence ATGGCCAAACAGAAATTTGAGCGGACGAAACCGCACGTCAACGTCGGCACCATCGGCCACGTCGACCACGGGAAGACGACGCTGACCGCAGCCATTACCAAGGTGCTCTCCCTCAAGGGCGCCGCCCAGTTTATGGCGTATGACCAGATCGACAACGCGCCCGAAGAGCGCGCCCGTGGTATTACCATCGCTATTCGCCACGTCGAGTATCAGACCGACAAGCGCCACTATGCCCACGTCGACTGCCCCGGTCACGCCGACTATATCAAGAATATGATTACCGGCGCAGCCCAAATGGACGGGGCCATCCTCGTGGTGAGCGCGCCCGACGGCCCGATGCCGCAGACTCGTGAGCACATCCTGCTGGCGCGCCAGGTGCAGGTGCCGGCCATCGTTGTCTTCCTCAACAAGGTAGATATGATGGACGACCCGGAGTTGCTCGAGCTGGTCGAGTTGGAGCTGCGCGAGCTGCTGAGCAAGTACGGCTTCCCCGGCGATGAGATTCCGATTGTGCGAGGCAGCGCCCGCAATGCGCTGGAAAGCCCGAGCAAGGATATCAACGCGCCGGAGTATGCCTGCATCCTTGAGCTGATGAACGCGGTCGATGAGTACATCCCGACGCCGCAGCGGGCGGTTGACCAGCCGTTCCTGATGCCGATTGAAGACGTGTTCGGGATTAAGGGCCGCGGTACGGTGGTGACGGGCCGCATCGAGCGCGGCAAGGTGAAGGTCGGAGACACGGTCGAGATTGTGGGAATGACCGACGAAGCGCCGCGGCGAACGGTGGTGACCGGCGTGGAGATGTTCCAGAAGACACTCGATGAAGGGATTGCCGGCGACAACGTGGGCTGTCTGCTGCGTGGCATTGAGCGGAACGAGGTAGAGCGCGGGCAAGTGTTGTGCGCGCCGGGGAGCATCAAGCCGCACAAGAAGTTTGAGGCGCAGGTCTACGTGTTGAAGAAGGAAGAGGGTGGGCGCCACACGCCGTTCTTCTCCGGCTACCGACCACAGTTCTACATCCGCACCACCGATGTAACGGGGGCGATTAGCTTGCCGGCGGGGATGGAGATGGTGATGCCGGGCGACAACGTGGTGATGACGATTGAGCTGATTGTGCCGGTGGCGATTGAAGAGGGCCTCCGCTTCGCCATCCGTGAGGGTGGGCGCACCGTCGGTGCAGGTGTCGTCACTAAGATCCTTGATTAA
- the rplL gene encoding 50S ribosomal protein L7/L12 produces the protein MSKIDTIIEMIEGLNVLELVELKKKMEEKWGVTAAAPVMAMGVAAPVAAAGDGAAAAAPAEEKTEFDVILKEAGPNKIQVIKVVRELTSLGLKEAKDLVEGAPKPVREGVSKEEAEAAKAKLTEVGAVVEIK, from the coding sequence ATGTCGAAGATTGATACGATTATCGAGATGATCGAGGGCCTCAATGTCCTCGAACTGGTTGAGCTGAAGAAGAAGATGGAGGAGAAGTGGGGCGTGACCGCCGCTGCGCCGGTGATGGCGATGGGTGTTGCTGCGCCGGTGGCTGCCGCCGGTGACGGTGCTGCCGCCGCTGCACCGGCTGAGGAGAAGACCGAGTTCGATGTTATCCTCAAAGAGGCCGGCCCCAACAAGATTCAGGTCATTAAGGTCGTGCGTGAGCTGACCAGCCTTGGCCTGAAGGAAGCGAAGGATTTGGTTGAAGGTGCGCCCAAGCCGGTTCGCGAAGGTGTCAGCAAGGAAGAGGCCGAGGCAGCTAAGGCGAAGCTGACTGAGGTCGGTGCAGTGGTTGAGATT
- the nusG gene encoding transcription termination/antitermination protein NusG — MSEEKNKDKEADDRRWYVIHTYSGYENKVKKNLEHRIASMEMQDQIFRVIVPTEEEIEIKNGQRRTVNKKIYPGYVLVQMRLTDDSWYVVRNTPGVTSFVGHGNKPTPLDDEEVKAILRQMEGETPKVRVSYQKGQAVKIIDGPFTDFEGIVDSIDHERGRVRVLVSFFGREAPVELDFLQVTKLVE; from the coding sequence ATGTCTGAGGAAAAAAACAAAGACAAAGAGGCCGATGATCGGCGCTGGTACGTGATCCATACGTATTCAGGCTACGAAAACAAAGTCAAGAAAAATCTGGAGCATCGTATCGCTTCAATGGAGATGCAAGACCAGATTTTTCGGGTGATTGTGCCGACTGAAGAAGAGATTGAGATTAAAAACGGCCAACGTCGCACGGTCAATAAGAAAATCTATCCCGGGTACGTGCTGGTGCAAATGCGCCTGACCGACGACTCGTGGTACGTGGTTCGCAATACACCGGGAGTTACGAGCTTTGTCGGGCATGGGAATAAACCAACGCCACTGGATGATGAAGAGGTAAAAGCTATCCTGCGCCAAATGGAAGGTGAAACACCTAAAGTGCGTGTTAGCTACCAGAAGGGGCAGGCAGTTAAGATTATCGATGGTCCGTTCACCGATTTTGAAGGGATCGTCGATTCTATCGACCACGAGCGTGGTCGGGTGCGCGTACTGGTCTCGTTCTTTGGTCGGGAAGCGCCGGTTGAGCTTGATTTCTTGCAGGTAACGAAACTGGTTGAGTAG
- the rplK gene encoding 50S ribosomal protein L11 has product MAKKLVAVVKLQLPAGKATPAPPVGPALGQYGINIMAFVKEYNEKSASQAGSIVPVEISIYSDRSFVARLLTPPAADLLRKAAGVQKGSSNPKRNPVGTITRAQLRQIAQQKLPDMNANDIEAAERIIAGTARSMGIKIVD; this is encoded by the coding sequence GTGGCAAAGAAACTTGTCGCAGTTGTAAAGCTGCAATTACCGGCTGGCAAGGCGACCCCGGCTCCGCCCGTCGGTCCTGCACTTGGTCAGTACGGTATCAATATCATGGCGTTCGTGAAGGAGTACAATGAGAAATCGGCTTCGCAAGCCGGTAGCATTGTTCCGGTTGAGATTTCGATCTATAGCGATCGCTCCTTCGTCGCTCGCCTCCTGACTCCTCCTGCTGCCGATTTGTTACGCAAGGCTGCCGGTGTGCAAAAGGGTTCGAGTAATCCGAAGCGTAATCCGGTCGGTACGATTACCCGCGCCCAGTTGCGACAGATTGCCCAGCAAAAGCTGCCTGATATGAATGCAAACGATATTGAGGCGGCTGAGCGAATTATTGCCGGTACTGCACGCAGTATGGGGATCAAGATCGTTGATTAA
- the rplA gene encoding 50S ribosomal protein L1: MPKHGKKYLAALAKVDRSRFYTPAEAIALVKETSYTKFDATVEAHLRLGIDPRHADQNIRTTVALPHGTGKTVRVLVFAQGEALQTALDAGADYAGSDDLIARIDRENFFDFDVAIATPDMMGKVGRIGRKLGPRGLMPNPKSGTVVQPADLARTIREVKGGRVEIRNDKTGILHVAIGKVSFTSQQLSENLAALMEAVKAAKPSGAKGTYIRSVTLTSTMGPGVPVDLVAVQNLKL, translated from the coding sequence ATGCCGAAGCACGGAAAAAAATATCTCGCTGCACTGGCGAAAGTTGATCGCTCACGCTTCTATACACCCGCCGAAGCAATTGCGTTAGTGAAGGAAACTTCCTATACGAAGTTTGACGCCACCGTCGAGGCTCATTTGCGTCTTGGTATTGATCCACGCCACGCCGATCAGAATATCCGCACTACCGTTGCCTTGCCGCACGGTACCGGTAAGACGGTGCGAGTTTTGGTTTTTGCCCAAGGTGAGGCGTTGCAAACGGCTCTCGATGCCGGTGCTGATTACGCCGGGAGCGATGATCTGATTGCTCGCATCGACCGTGAGAATTTCTTCGATTTCGATGTGGCGATTGCTACTCCCGATATGATGGGCAAGGTGGGACGTATCGGTCGTAAGTTGGGTCCGCGTGGCTTGATGCCGAACCCCAAGAGCGGAACGGTGGTGCAACCGGCTGATCTGGCGCGTACTATCCGTGAAGTGAAAGGTGGTCGCGTTGAGATCCGTAATGATAAGACCGGTATTCTTCACGTTGCGATTGGGAAGGTAAGCTTCACCTCTCAGCAGTTGAGCGAGAATCTGGCCGCTCTGATGGAGGCGGTGAAAGCGGCAAAGCCGAGTGGCGCAAAGGGTACCTATATTCGGAGTGTGACGTTGACCAGCACTATGGGTCCCGGTGTGCCGGTCGATCTGGTGGCGGTCCAGAATCTGAAGCTGTAA
- the secE gene encoding preprotein translocase subunit SecE — protein sequence MAVAKDTERDIQENILVRTFRETRSELRQVVWPSREETIRLTVLVVSVSIVIGLLLFIGDTIFTFLYTSLVSLVQ from the coding sequence ATGGCCGTGGCCAAAGATACAGAGCGCGATATTCAGGAAAACATCCTCGTCCGCACGTTTCGCGAAACGCGCAGCGAGTTACGGCAAGTTGTTTGGCCAAGCCGCGAAGAGACGATTCGCCTTACAGTGCTCGTGGTGTCAGTGTCGATCGTGATCGGATTGCTGCTCTTTATCGGTGATACCATTTTCACATTCCTCTACACGAGCCTTGTAAGCCTCGTCCAGTAG
- the rplJ gene encoding 50S ribosomal protein L10, which translates to MPTQRKIETVQELTEKLSRAQLVVVADYRGEGRGMSVADMTELRRKLREHGGEVVVAKNTLLKIAANHTGRGALDPLLAGPTAVTFAYDDVAKVAKALLDYLKSGNKSFTVRGALLGQALLPADALEQVTKLPSREQALAQVVGGIAAPVSGVVGVLNAAISNVLYVLQARIDQLQPQSSS; encoded by the coding sequence ATGCCAACACAGCGTAAAATTGAGACGGTTCAGGAGTTGACCGAAAAGCTGAGCCGCGCTCAGTTGGTGGTCGTGGCCGATTATCGCGGCGAAGGCCGTGGTATGTCGGTAGCCGATATGACCGAACTGCGCCGCAAGTTGCGCGAGCACGGTGGTGAGGTGGTTGTCGCGAAGAATACGTTGCTTAAGATTGCAGCCAACCATACCGGGCGTGGCGCACTTGATCCACTGCTCGCCGGGCCGACTGCGGTTACGTTTGCCTATGATGATGTTGCTAAAGTGGCAAAGGCGCTGCTCGATTATCTGAAGTCGGGTAACAAGAGCTTTACCGTTCGCGGTGCGCTGCTCGGTCAGGCATTGCTTCCCGCTGATGCATTAGAGCAGGTGACCAAGCTGCCCTCGCGCGAACAAGCCCTCGCTCAAGTTGTCGGTGGGATTGCTGCGCCGGTCTCAGGAGTGGTTGGCGTGCTTAACGCCGCAATCTCGAATGTGCTGTATGTTCTACAGGCACGCATCGATCAGTTGCAACCGCAAAGTTCATCGTAG